ccacacgaggagcaGCACGCCACATTGCCGcgcacgtcgggcagcgtcttggacaagaccttcttctccggGACGCAGTAGAAGCTGATGTGGTCCAAGTCAgggtcgaacgggagcagcatgagcggcccgaaggtcgcgaacaggacggcggcgcgccatggggagcaagcggatcgaaAGGACGCCGCATCGTGGCCTGACGTGAGACGCTACCTGATGGACTCaaggagatcctctggcaggccggatctccggtcagggagaggtagggaccttctcttgggattgggaggctgagccatgaaagacagatgacatcaactatggttcataTAAGAAATGGTATCTGGTGTCTACTGTCGCGATGGACCATGGATTAGGGAACGGGGATATGGGGAAAGGATTCAAAATGAACAAACCCAAGGGCAATTTCagcaagaaacagcaagcgagggcgatgaaacacgtgagcgtgaaaccaaataaaAGGAGGAAAAatctgtcccttttgcaaatgcaaagaggggaagtaattaaatatagGCTAATTTGgtaaggttctcagaaatgcaaagaggttccttttgtcttaattctcttttcttatgtgttaattctctttccttttgcttgttgccatgtatgctggtgcatgcaaacatgcaatatgtatatggatagcacaataattttctacttcctattttgctgtgattcctctatcacatgacaggcaatattcaatcaaggagaatggcacGATCAATCGGTAATTAAGATTAACCTATAATCAATGTGTAATCGATTTGACCAGCCTATAGTACGCtgtatatttatttatatagTAGCGTGCCCATGCTAACGCTACGGCAACATTCGGGTGTGCAAATTAGAACCACCGAAAGATATCACAAACTGGTACTCCCTTAAATTAGGTTCCAATGGTTTCCTTTATGGATAATTACATTGCAACTCCACTAATTACCATACAACTACATATATAATTGAAAATATATATACTAACCTCTAAAATTATTTTGACTAAATTGACCAAATGTTGGATTaagaaaacaaacaaaaaatataCATGGTGCATTATCATATTGTAACAGCAGAGCTTACGATTTTATATATCGACACATATCTACATAATGCCCATCTTATTTTAGGCAATGAATAAATGAATGCACACAATACTATTAACATAATCAACAAAATGAATCAAGCtaaattgaaaaaaaataaaaagaaacaaaATCTTGACTTAAAGACTATACGCACGTCACTCGCGGTCACCTAGATTGGGAACGCTTGATGCCTTCATCTCAAGCTGCATCTTTTCCTGTCTCCATGCGAAACTAAAACAATCAATATTTTTTTCCATCCCTACCTGCATGCAAAtaaaaaagagagatatgttaggtACCTAGACAAATTATGTGTCTTGTGCAAAGATGGTGAGTAGGACTCTAGCGAAGAAAACACTTTTAGCTTGGTGTTGAGGATCTATCGACCAAAGCAGTTTATCAAGTACGGTATTTGTTAAACTAAACATCAGCTCAACCATTCAAGTGAACATGAGAACAAGATCCTTTTTATTTCTTTTGAGCAAACCTATGATAGACAAATGTACACTCATTAACTAAAAAAAATAATAACCTATGATAGACAAATGTACACTCATTAACTGAATAAACAATCAGACAAAGGCATAATTAgtgccaaaaagcaaagttcatttCATGAGAGCAGGAGCAACTCTAGACAGACAACCACATACATCTAAGCAGCGCGGTGGGCCACGAAGATCTCGGAGGCGCGGGCGTTGGCGCGGTGGTCCTAGATTGGCGTGGGCGAGGCGCGCGTGGAGGGAGCCGGCCTCATCACCGGTGTATCCCGTAGGGCACGGGAGCCGGGCGGACacgtgcggcggcggcgtgctaAGGGTGGATGGGATAGAGCGAGAGGTGCGGGATCGCACCAAAGGATGCAGCATACGGGGATGTCATGGGATTGCAGGCGTGGGTAGACGGACTAACCAAAATAAATATCGCACAAAAAAATATCCACATTTTATTCTTTTTACTTGTAGGAGATTATGTAGGTGCTAATTTGGTTGATCCCACATTGGCATATGAGAAAAGTGGGAAAAGTCGACAAAACTCATGGTTTTGAGAACATACATGTGTAATAGTTATGAATGGTTACAAAACGAAATATTATGAACAAAACACTCAAAGTGTTATTTTTATAACAATAATATAACACATGTTCAATTTTTATTATGCCATCACACAAGTGTATATACAACATCTCCGTGTAGAGTCTGATAGACCATTTAAAAATACCTAAGAACAGCAACAAATATGGCATTAGTGAGATATTATTTGTACAATATAAATTGAATGGAAAAAATGCATTGTATGCGTTAGTAATGTTCTGTTACCTCGCCTATGGCATTAGAACCTCCTTAAATACAATATTCTTTGTGAAAGTTTCATCCGCTATTGGGGTCTTCTTatccttatcttttttatttaACGCATTCTTTTTTCCCTCGGCGTTCTTTTTAGCATTTTTCTTCTCTATCTTTTTGGCCTCCTCCTCTTGTGCCTCCGCATCAGGCGAGAGGGCAAGGATCTTAATATTGGTTCTTGACATGGCTCTAGACATGGCAACGTACAACTGACTGTGAGAGAACACTGGTGCGGGTAGGTACACACCCACGTTCAGGATAGTTTGGCCCTGTGACTTGTTGACCGTCATGGCAAAGCTCAGCCTGATAGGAAACTGCTTCCTCTTAAACTGGAACGGGAACATTTTGTCATCAGACGGGCATAGCGGTATTTGAGGAAGGAATACCCTCTTCCCAGCATGCGGCCCCACCATGATTTCAGCGTCAATTGTATTTCTTCGGAACCCCCACACCACCAGCCTTGTACCGTTGCATAGCACATTAGCAGGGTCAATATTCCTAAACAATATGACAGGACACCCAAGCTTGAGCTTCAAGACATGTGGAGGCAGCCCGTTGGGGGTCAAACTATTAAGGAACTCCGATGGATAGTAGTTATGTGGATCATCTACCACGGAGTCAAAACTGTGATACACCATCTCGCTGTCCTGGAACATATCAAtcattttcatattgatcatgtccaCCCAATCATTACGTGTAGATAAAATCACTTTGGTGGTGATGTAGTCTTTGTCCGCCATGTTTGCATTTAGATCTAGAAAGATGATGTCGATCAATGCATGAAGATCTTTCTCGGCATCTCCAGAGTACGGGACACATATCTCGTCTGGAATACATACATTGCCATCTTCGTTAATCTCTTCCGTTCCACCACCAATGCGCAATAGATAATCTACAAACCACGGGTCACTCTAAGCTCTCATGTTGCGGACTTGCTTTAGGTGGCGCATGGATTCCCAAAGATACGACCTTCATAGAGAAGCATAAACTATTTGAGCTCTGGATCCTTTCCGCACAACAGGGAGGACCTGTCTGAAATCCCCACCAAGGACAATAGTCTTTCCACCAAATGGTAGGTTTGACCGGCCCATTATATCCCGTAGGCTGTTGTCTAGTGCTTCCACATTTTGCCTCTTTGTCATAGATGCCTTGTCCCAAATTATGAGAGCTGCTTGCTGCAGCAACTTGGCAGTACCACTCTGTTTTGTGAAGCTACAACAACCGCCCTCTTGAAGAGTGAGGGGTATCTTGAAACACGAGTGGGCCATCCTCCCACCTGGCATTATGGCTGCTGCGACTCCAGATGTAGCTGTAGCCACGACAAGCTTGTCCTGGCTACGTAGTTTTGCGAGAAGTGCCCTATACAAAAATGTCTTTCCCGTCCCACCAGTTCCATCCACAAAGAACAACCCACCTTGTTTGTTGCAGACAGCGGCCATTATCTCATCATAGGCAGACCTTTGCTCGGTGTTGAGTGAGTCGCACAATAGCACATCTTCGGGATTCTGCTCGACGCTAGCTTACTCAAATATCTCACGAGGAATATGGCTGGCATCGTCGTATGAGTGATCAATATCTGGAAGAGGAAATGACCTTATGTCCTTCCCCATAGACTGTAGCATATTTCTAATGTCTATCAAAACCATTTGTTGCACCAGATCCAGGGATGGATGATTGCGGTTGTAGTCCTCTGACATTGCATCGTAGTGTTTTTTCCACAACCCCATCACATCATGCGGCTCGCAGAATACCAATATTGTTGCAAATAGCCTCCGCATAGAGGAAGGCATCTGGAATAAAGTAGCTTCAGTTAGACATTCATTTAGTGTATTGTCTTCTTTGATTAGACCCCTCCTTTCTGTAGCTTCACAGAACGAAGGTAGTAGCACGCCATCAACCGTCCTTAGATGTTTGTATGAGGTAGCACTAGCAACATTGTTCAAGAGAACATGAAGAAAGTAATGTTCTCCCTTGGCAAGATGAGCCGAGATGACTCTTCCAACTTGAAAAATGGAGTTTTTCCTTTTCTGCCAGAATTTACCATCAGACTGCCAGGTAAAATGCTCCGGGAAGTCCCGATACAAGATTCTGCGGGCTTCCTCATGATGCCTGTTTGCATCGAAGTATGCTGTCAGCATTGACTCTTCTACACCTGGCCTATTAACAATCCATTCGACCTTATCTCGTTTATAAAATGCCACCATGTGCATGTTGAGTAGATGAAGCTACAGCTGCTGTACTAGTGGATGGTTCTTGCTCAAGTCAAAGCCATATATCCTCCATAGTGCTTCTAGAGGCGTCACCCACCGGGCATCTCTatactgcttgatctcatcaatgtTCCCTTTCTCGTCTGCTTTGTCGATCTCCCTCATCACCACCGATGCCCTATCATGTCccttgtatatatatttgaatagaTACTTTACTAATTTAATACTCCCACTGGCCTCAACATTGATATGGCAGTTGAAGGTACGTAGTAGGCAAGGG
Above is a genomic segment from Miscanthus floridulus cultivar M001 chromosome 3, ASM1932011v1, whole genome shotgun sequence containing:
- the LOC136544062 gene encoding uncharacterized protein, which translates into the protein MADKDYITTKVILSTRNDWVDMINMKMIDMFQDSEMVYHSFDSVVDDPHNYYPSEFLNSLTPNGLPPHVLKLKLGCPVILFRNIDPANVLCNGTRLVVWGFRRNTIDAEIMVGPHAGKRVFLPQIPLCPSDDKMFPFQFKRKQFPIRLSFAMTVNKSQGQTILNVGVYLPAPVFSHSQLYVAMSRAMSRTNIKILALSPDAEAQEEEAKKIEKKNAKKNAEGKKNALNKKDKDKKTPIADETFTKNIVFKEVLMP
- the LOC136544063 gene encoding uncharacterized protein yields the protein MHMVAFYKRDKVEWIVNRPGVEESMLTAYFDANRHHEEARRILYRDFPEHFTWQSDGKFWQKRKNSIFQVGRVISAHLAKGEHYFLHVLLNNVASATSYKHLRTVDGVLLPSFCEATERRGLIKEDNTLNECLTEATLFQMPSSMRRLFATILVFCEPHDVMGLWKKHYDAMSEDYNRNHPSLDLVQQMVLIDIRNMLQSMGKDIRSFPLPDIDHSYDDASHIPREIFE